CGCTGCGGCTGGACCCGGATTCGATGTGGGCGCAGCATTGCCTGGCCCACGTTTACGGCGAGCAGGCGCGCGTGAGCGAGGGAATCGCGGCACTGGAAAACTACGCTCCCGGATGGAGAACCTTCGGCCAGTACATCCAGTCGCATAACTGGTTCCACCTGGCGACTTTGTACCTGATGCAACTCGACTTCAATCGCGCGCTCGATGCTTACCGTCACCACATCTGGGGATTTCAGTCCGACGAGATCGTGGAACACACCGATGCGATCCTGCTCTTATGGTACGTCGAGCTCGCGGGCGGCGAGGTGCAGGAGCGCTGGCGCGAAGTAGCGCCGCACATCCAGGCCAAGGCCCACGCGCGGGTGTTTCCATTCCTGAGCAGCATTTACCTCTATGCGCTGGAGCGGGCCGGGGAGTCGGCGGAAGTCGATCGTGCGCTTGCGGAGATGGAAGAGTATGCGCGCAGCCAAACCGGGCGCGCCGCCTACGTCTGGAACGAAATCGGCCTCAAGCAAGCGCGCGGCTCTGTGGCGTTCGCCCGTGGCGACTTCGACCGAGCTGCCGCGCTGCTCGGCGGCGCGCTCGGCGATATTGCATGTGGCGGTGGTAGTGACGAGCAGCGCGCGGTGTTCGCGCAATCGCATTTCCTGAGTTTGAGCCGCGCGGGCCTCAGGCAGCAGGCGCAGCACGCCTTCCACGACTATCTCGCGGGGCGCTCATCTGCTGCGCTCTTCCAGCGGTGGCGGGCAGAGATCGGCGGATGATCGCGCGTCCGCCGCACGCCCCATTGCTTCTGGTCATTTCCTTGTTGCTCGCGGTTCTCGCACCGCGGGCCCTTGCCGCCGAGGTCCAGACCGATCTGGGTGCCAGCCTGGTGAAACTGGCGAAACAAAAATTTGGCGAGCTAAACCGAGCCGAGCGGTTGCTGGTTGCGGCGGCGGCGGTCCGCAACCTGGTGTGGCTCGGTCCCAGCACTGATCCCAGCGACCCGTCAAATGCGGTTACCCATGGCGACAAGTGGGGCCCCGAGCGCAGCGTGCGCGCGGAAGTCATCCGCTGGCTGGCTTCCGATCCCGGAGCCGCCGCCTTCGTGCACCCGAGCGGTCCGGGCTTCGCCGGGGCACGCGTGACCGGCGAAATCGATTTCTCCTATCTGGTCCTACCTCGTCCGATCACCATGCTCGGCTGCTACATTCCGGACGGGATCGACCTCACCTATGCGCACACCCAGGGGATCGATCTGCGCCGCAGTTTAACCGGAACCATCGATGCTGACTCCGCGACCATCGACGGGGATCTGTCGATGTTGAACGGGCGTTACGCCACGGTGAGCATGTTTCGCACCCACCTGACCGGCAACCTCGATTTCATCGGCGCGCAGGTGTCGAGTCCGGGTGAATATTCGATTCTGGCGACGGAAGCTACCATCGGGGGCGACGCGGATTTTCACCACGGGTTCACGACTGACGGCCTCATCGATTTCCGCTTTGCAAAGGTCGGACATTCGCTGAGCTTCAACGATGCACACTTCGGCGGCGCCGGCGGAAGTGGACTGAACGCGGAACGGGCGGCGGTCGCCGGTATGATCTACTGGGTAAATGTCGCTCACACATCACGGACGATCCTTGATCTGGCCAATGCGCGCGCTGAAGGGCTGGGCGATGATGCGGCGAGCTGGCCCGCGCCCGGAAATCTGAATCTCGACGGATTTGTCTATGGGTCGATCGTCGACGGTCCCACCGATGCGCCGGCACGTTTGCGATGGTTGGGCCGACAGGCGCCCGGCTACCGGCCGCAACCGTACGAGGAGCTCGCCAGAGTGCTGACGGCGGACGGCGACACGAGCGGCGCTACTAGTGTGCTGATCGCGCAGCGGCAGGCGGAACGTCGGTTCGGCAATCTAGGGCGCCTGGAGCGGCTCTGGAATCTCCTCCTCCAGATCACGATCGGTTACGGCTTTCGGCCGCTGCGTGCGCTCTGGTGGATTCTCGGTTTCGTTTTGCTCGGCACCGCCCTGTTCGGCGCCGGCTATCGGATGAGAATCATCACCCCGACCGAGGCCAACGCCTACGGCAAGTTCGCCGAGACCGGCCGTGCACCCGTGCACTATCCGTCCTTCAATGCCTTGGTGTATTCGTTGGAAAATTTCTTGCCGGTGGTCGACCTGCATCAGGGGGAATACTGGCGGCCAAATCCAGGTCTGCGTGATTCAGGCACTATCCCAGCGTCCTTACTTCACTGCTATCTTTGGCTGCACATCCTCGCTGGATGGATCCTGACGCCACTGCTCTTCGCCGGACTGTCCGGTCTTATCCGCCCGGCGTAACTTTTGGTCGTTGGACCGACCGAGCGCCGGGTCCGCTATTCAGAAGTTCAATATACGGGACGTCCTCCCGCGGTGTCCTTTGAGGAGAAGAGCAGATCCCGGGGGAAGCCGCGTGATCGCGCATCGCGCGCCGAATGCGCGCTCTACCTCACCGTCGCGTGGGCCACGTTGATCTATTTGTAAGAATCCTCGCCGCGATGTTCGGAGCAACGCTTCCGCGGGGCTGACACCTTTCACGGCTTGGCATCGAGGACGGCCTTGCCGGTTGCAGGATCGAATGGCACCGAAAATTGCTCATGCCAAACTAGCCATTTACCACCCTCTTTTCGGTCCACCCCAGTGTAGCGGCTGGTTTGCGAATGTGTGCCACTCTTGTCGATCCAGGTGGTCAGAATAATGTAATGCGCGACCCCAAGGTCGCCGCTTACCAGCACATCCACTGACTCCATGCGAGCATGAAAGTCGGACACTGATTTGAAAAATTCATTCGCCTTGGTCAGCGCCGCTTTGTTGAGCTGAAGGGGGATGGTGTCCTCGAAGAAGATCGCGTTCGGATCATCCGAGTAGAAGGCCATAATCGCGCTTACATCTTTGCTGTTGTGTGCGGCGATGAGACGTTGGTTGAGAGCCATGACCTCAGCCTGATCGCTCTCCCTCGGTGCTTGAGCGTGCGTCATCGACACGACTGTGATCCCAACCATCGCGAGAGACAGCAATATCGGAGCTCGTACTTTTGTCGTCATGTTTTCCCTCCACAGAAGTGGGCCAAGCGCAACTCTTCTATCCAAGCTTTGGATGGAGGGCCATGGTTGCCCTATCCAGGGCGAGCGCCGACAATCGCCTCACTCGATCCGCGAAGGGGGAGCGTTACACAACACGCCAAGTTGCCTTTTACACGAAGAACCAGCACTCCTGGGTGACCTTGCCGGCTGGCACGATGCCATTCGAAACGGAACCCACTGAGACAGAAGTGCTCGCGCTTATGGAACAGTTACGCGGTTCCTAAACCCAGCCTGCTTCGGTCCAACCGGGGCGGTTTCTCTTCAGTTATTTACAGGGCTAGCGAAAGAGGGCGGACCGCCGCACCAAACCCCAGACCGCTCTTTTTCTCGCTTCCGCTACGGGGAACCATTGAGCGGGTTAGTTCGTCACCGTTCCCGGTCAGAAACTACAAAATGATAAGGCGAGCCGACCGGCTAGGGCGTATGCTTGATCTGAAGTTCGGAGATGATTCGCGTTAAGTTCTGGCTCGTGGGGTTTCTTGTTCTCGGTCTTGCAGTGCCGGCTTCGGCGCAGACCAGTCTGGAAATTCCGCAGTCGCAGTCGCAGAATCCGGTCCCAATCCCGAGCTTCACGCCGCGCTCCGTTCCTTCTTCAAGCGCGCAAGAGGGTGGAACATTGCAAATCGCGCCGGCTCCCGCCGCGACGCCATCGACTACCCAACAGCTCGCACCCGCCCCGCAAACTCTCGATCCCGCGGTCGCTGCTGCCGCCGCTGCTGCGGCTGCCTTGAACGCACTGTTGGTCGCGCAGCCAACCCCCGGGGCGCCGCCCGAAGCGGTTGTTCCCACGCCCGCATCACCGCCCCCGTCGTCACCCCTCACGTCGCAGGCGGAGCCCAAGCTGCCGCAGGTTTTCCGCGGATGCTGGGAGGGCGAGGTTGTCATGGTGGATGACCTGGAGCGCTTGCCCGGCGCACACAAGGTTGGCTACTGGACGCCCAAGACCTATCGACTCTGCTACCAGCGCATCGGCGAGGGACCCTTTCATCTGACTTTCAGCGAAACCGGCGTCGTTCCCAATGAACAAATCAGGAACGCGCGCGGCCACGTCGATGCCCTGGCGACGGATGGGCGCGGGTACGCGAAGATGCGATCCGATCTTCGGTTCGATGAAAACCACGTCGAGCCAGGCCTGCGCGGCAGCACGTTCGCAGTCGACGAAATCACAATGCTCGACTGTAGGATCAGGGACGAGGCGATGGCGGTGAGTGCAGAAGTGTACGGAACGCGCGACGACGAACCATGGTTCAAAGCCCGCTGGCACGCCGACTTCCGACACGTACCCCAGTGAGCGCGCGCCGACACCTTGCGCAAAGCCCGGGCACCTGAAAAATCGCTCGGGTGGGCGCGACAGGCCGCGCGTTGCGTCGGGTTCCCTAGCTTCGAGAGTGGAAGCCGCTATTTAAGCCGGATGCTCCACCTTGTCCAACACCAAGGAAGCACGCGGAACTGGCAAGAGATAGCTCGACTCCCGTTGAGCGCCTCACCGTGACAGGCGTGTCGCGCCGCCAACTACCGATTGGTATCGTCGATCACGATGGGTCAGCACGAGCATCATGAGCACCTCCATAGCCCCACCCTACCCGGCGCGGCGACCGTGAAAGACCCCGTTTGCGGCATGAGCGTGGATCCGACCACCGCGCCAGGTTCGAACGAATGGCACGGCACGACCTACTACTTCTGCAGCCAGAAGTGTCTTGCGAAGTTCAAGCAAAACCCGGATAAGTTCGTCGGTGATTCGCCTAAATCGGTGATCCAACCAGCCGCTCGGCAGAGCGCTCCACCGGGCGCGCAGTACACCTGCCCGATGCATCCCGAGATCGTCCGCGATGGGGCGGGGGTCTGCCCGATCTGCGGCATGGCGCTTGAGCCGATCGCGCCGCAGGCAGAGAGCGCGGACGCCAATCCAGAGCTGCGCGACATGACCCGCCGCTTCTGGGTAGGTCTTGCGCTCACGATTCCGATCCTTGTGGAAATGGTACTACCTGAACGCATCGTGGCGCCGATGATGGCTCCCGCGCCAATGCAAAAAACGATGCTCATTTTGGCGACTCCAGTCGTGTTGTGGGCAGGGTGGCCGTTCTTTGAGCGCGGGTACCAGTCGCTGAAGACGCTTAATCTCAATATGTTCACGCTCATCGCAAGTGGCGTGGGTGTCGCATACGTGTACAGTCTGCTGGCAACTCTCGCGCCGCAAATTTTCCCGGTCTCGCTACGCGACGCGCACGGCCTCATCCCAGCATATTTCGAGGCGGCCGCCTCGATTGTAGTGCTGGTCCTGCTCGGACAGGTGCTGGAACTCCGTGCGCGCAGCCAGACCAGTGGAGCGATTCGCGCTCTGCTGGGACTCGCGCCCAAGACCGCACGCCGTATCGGCGCTGATGGTCACGAGTCAGATGTGCCGCTGGGCGACGTACGGCCGGGAGACAAGCTCCGGGTTCGACCCGGGGAGAAGGTCCCGGTCGACGGCTCGGTAATCGAGGGCGCCAGCGCGATTGACGAAGCGATGGTCACCGGAGAGCCGGTCCCGGTCGAGAAAAAGGCTGGCGATCGAGTGATCGGCGGCACCGTTAACACCACCGGGAGCATCGTCATGCGCGCCGAACGCGTCGGCACGGAAACGCTGCTCGCGCAGATCGTGCAGATGGTAAGTGCGGCGCAAAGAAGCCACGCGCCGATTCAGCGCCTAGCCGATCGGGTGAGCGCCTATTTCGTGCCCGCGGTGATGGTGGTCGCGATGGTGACCTTTGTCGTTTGGCTGGGAGTCGGTGCGGGACTGGGACGCGCGGTGGTAAACGCGGTGGCCGTGTTGATCATCGCGTGCCCGTGCGCGCTGGGTCTCGCAACCCCGATGGCGATTATGGTTGGAACCGGGCGCGGCGCGCGCGAAGGTGTGCTGGTGCGTAACGCGGAAGCACTGGAGATTCTCGAACGCGTCGATACTTTGCTCGCCGACAAAACTGGGACCCTGACCGAAGGAAAGCCGCGCCTGGTTTCGGTCACCGCGGTCGATCGGACCAGCGAGCGTGAGATCCTCGCCTATGCAGCAGCCCTGGAACGCGCCAGTGAGCATCCGCTTGCTGCAGCAATCGTGGCCGCAGCGGAGTCGAAGGGCGAGGCGCTGTCTTCGGTGAAAGACTTCAGGGCGATTGCAGGAAAAGGAGTGACTGGAATCGTCAACGATCATTCAATCGCCCTCGGCAACGCGTCGCTCTTTGCGGAGCTCGGTATCGAAGACTCGACCCTCGCTGCTCTTGCCGAGCGACTTAGCGGTGACGGGCAAACCGTTATGCTGCTGGCCGTCGACGGGCGCGCGGCGGGAACCATTGGAGTCGCCGATCCGATCAAGTCCTCAACCCCGGATGCGGTGCGGGCGCTGCACCACGAAGGGGTACGCATTGTCATGCTGACCGGAGATAGCTGCGTAACCGCCGCCGTAGTAGCGGCAAAACTCGGAATCGACGAGGTGCGCGCACAAGTGCTCCCCGCCGCCAAAGCTGAAGAAGTGAAGCGGCTCCAGGCGCAAGGGCGAATCGTCGCGATGGCGGGCGATGGAATCAACGATGCCCCAGCGCTCGCCGCCGCCCAGGTGGGAATTGCGATGGGCACCGGCACAGATGTCGCGATTGAAAGCGCCGGTGTCACGCTAGTGAAGGGTGACTTGCGCAGTATCGCGAAAGCGCGGCGCCTGTCGCATGCGACCATGCGCAATATCCGCCAGAACCTATTCTTCGCCTTCTTCTACAACGTGCTCGGAGTCCCGATAGCGGCGGGCGTCCTGTACCCGTTCCTGGGTCTGCTGCTGAGTCCGATAATCGCAAGCGCGGCCATGAGCCTGAGTTCAGTCTCCGTAGTGACCAACGCACTACGCCTCCGCCACGTGCGCTTGTGATAGCCGTCCGAACCAAACGGCTGTACTGTTTTGCGGCGGCGTGGT
Above is a genomic segment from Candidatus Binataceae bacterium containing:
- a CDS encoding tetratricopeptide repeat protein, with the translated sequence MKPDSRGLAVTTDSDQAIAAINHFTDAALSLKPGMADITAAARREPECAMLQIFAAVLHVLSQSDLEARRGLRYLDLARQRGADLNERERNLIDAVAAGCDGDFDRAIGVYGQVVERWPRDILAAKLAEFHCFETGDAARQLEIMENVARANGESPHALAMYAFALELNGRREDAEQVSRAALRLDPDSMWAQHCLAHVYGEQARVSEGIAALENYAPGWRTFGQYIQSHNWFHLATLYLMQLDFNRALDAYRHHIWGFQSDEIVEHTDAILLLWYVELAGGEVQERWREVAPHIQAKAHARVFPFLSSIYLYALERAGESAEVDRALAEMEEYARSQTGRAAYVWNEIGLKQARGSVAFARGDFDRAAALLGGALGDIACGGGSDEQRAVFAQSHFLSLSRAGLRQQAQHAFHDYLAGRSSAALFQRWRAEIGG
- a CDS encoding nuclear transport factor 2 family protein, whose product is MTTKVRAPILLSLAMVGITVVSMTHAQAPRESDQAEVMALNQRLIAAHNSKDVSAIMAFYSDDPNAIFFEDTIPLQLNKAALTKANEFFKSVSDFHARMESVDVLVSGDLGVAHYIILTTWIDKSGTHSQTSRYTGVDRKEGGKWLVWHEQFSVPFDPATGKAVLDAKP
- a CDS encoding heavy metal translocating P-type ATPase; this translates as MGQHEHHEHLHSPTLPGAATVKDPVCGMSVDPTTAPGSNEWHGTTYYFCSQKCLAKFKQNPDKFVGDSPKSVIQPAARQSAPPGAQYTCPMHPEIVRDGAGVCPICGMALEPIAPQAESADANPELRDMTRRFWVGLALTIPILVEMVLPERIVAPMMAPAPMQKTMLILATPVVLWAGWPFFERGYQSLKTLNLNMFTLIASGVGVAYVYSLLATLAPQIFPVSLRDAHGLIPAYFEAAASIVVLVLLGQVLELRARSQTSGAIRALLGLAPKTARRIGADGHESDVPLGDVRPGDKLRVRPGEKVPVDGSVIEGASAIDEAMVTGEPVPVEKKAGDRVIGGTVNTTGSIVMRAERVGTETLLAQIVQMVSAAQRSHAPIQRLADRVSAYFVPAVMVVAMVTFVVWLGVGAGLGRAVVNAVAVLIIACPCALGLATPMAIMVGTGRGAREGVLVRNAEALEILERVDTLLADKTGTLTEGKPRLVSVTAVDRTSEREILAYAAALERASEHPLAAAIVAAAESKGEALSSVKDFRAIAGKGVTGIVNDHSIALGNASLFAELGIEDSTLAALAERLSGDGQTVMLLAVDGRAAGTIGVADPIKSSTPDAVRALHHEGVRIVMLTGDSCVTAAVVAAKLGIDEVRAQVLPAAKAEEVKRLQAQGRIVAMAGDGINDAPALAAAQVGIAMGTGTDVAIESAGVTLVKGDLRSIAKARRLSHATMRNIRQNLFFAFFYNVLGVPIAAGVLYPFLGLLLSPIIASAAMSLSSVSVVTNALRLRHVRL